In one Yarrowia lipolytica chromosome 1A, complete sequence genomic region, the following are encoded:
- a CDS encoding uncharacterized protein (Compare to YALI0A03905g, highly similar to uniprot|P36160 Saccharomyces cerevisiae YKR081c, similar to Saccharomyces cerevisiae RPF2 (YKR081C); ancestral locus Anc_5.674): MLRQVKPKNARAKRAVDAKEPKIVENTKQALFVPGQTSNQLLHDAMVDLCALKLPDGKRFNKKNEINPFEDVSSLEFFSEKNDTSLLVFSSSNKKRPNNLTWIRTFGYQLFDMIELQIVNHRLLRDFKAQTVGVGLKPMFTFNGTGFETDPVLMHVKSLFLDFFRGDTTDLQDAAGLQYIISISAGEVQEDKPLPLINFRVYKIRSFRSGQKLPRIELQEIGPRFDFKIGRRQAAAPDVEKEALRVPEQLRQKTKKNVEVDNMGDKIGRVHVGKQDLGKLQTRKMKGLKKKYDQVEDDEEADDEVVTTKKARVEEEEYFNE, from the coding sequence ATGTTGCGACAAGTGAAACCGAAAAACGCTCGGGCCAAGCGAGCCGTCGATGCCAAGGAGcccaagattgtcgagaACACAAAGCAGGCGCTGTTTGTGCCCGGCCAGACCTCCAACCAGCTTCTTCACGATGCCATGGTGGATCTTTGTGCTCTCAAGCTGCCCGATGGCAAGCGattcaacaagaagaacgaaATCAACCCCTTTGAGGATGTGTCCTCGTTGGAATTCTTCTcggaaaaaaacgacacaTCTCTGCTGGTCTTTTCGTCGTCTAACAAGAAGCGACCCAACAACCTGACCTGGATCCGAACGTTTGGATACCAGCTCTTCGACATGATCGAGCTGCAGATTGTCAACCACCGACTGTTACGAGATTTCAAGGCCCAGACTGTGGGTGTGGGTCTCAAGCCCATGTTTACCTTCAACGGTACCGGCTTTGAAACCGACCCTGTTCTGATGCATGTCAAgtctctgtttctggactTCTTCCGAGGCGATACCACCGATCTGCAGGATGCTGCCGGTCTGCAATATATCATTTCAATCTCTGCCGGCGAGGTGCAGGAAGACAAGCCTCTGCCTCTGATCAACTTCCGAGTTTACAAGATCCGATCTTTCCGATCTGGCCAGAAGCTTCCTCGAATCGAGCTGCAAGAAATCGGCCCCCGATTCGACTTCAAGATTGGCCGACGacaggctgctgctcctgacgtggagaaggaggctctgcGAGTGCCTGAGCAGCTGCGacagaagaccaagaagaacgtgGAGGTGGACAACATGGGTGACAAGATTGGCCGAGTCCACGTGGGTAAGCAGGATCTGGGCAAGCTGCAGACCCGTAAGATGAAGggtctcaagaagaagtacgACCAGgtcgaggacgacgaggaagcCGATGACGAGGTggtcaccaccaagaaggcccgagtggaagaggaggagtatTTTAATGAGTAA
- a CDS encoding uncharacterized protein (Compare to YALI0A03927g, weakly similar to uniprot|P38766 Saccharomyces cerevisiae YHR031C hypothetical helicase in SLT2-PUT2 intergenic region) — MNDSLSSNRKRSASPGRESERQQRPRQDGGADKTAVAQECHCTPKTWWQGWTRDDVQTFVCCYQKEMQGVKEANPGLDRDALFNLQNQELMRLVKRDVVGHYKKLMMSKVKKQKPKEEKVRKKSEAPHPTTTGQQMTKTQQAARQLTPSGMETQLPLSPESSSNCSYKETDCSDSPDSPVTLTDEQQAIFDKVKEGQSLMFTGPAGTGKSMLIKEIKKWCSRNKINCALTAPTGLAAMNINGQTIYRWAGLGLMKNNLLDSLQNLTKNRMAIYNWYETDLLIIDEASQISASTFDKIDTIARHIRADRSKFAEGGSWAKNFAPQGYKENNAPCGKDLMDVPFGGMQVVCVGDFFQIAPICDRVKQPEGNSSKQVADTNKNKNKKRVKGPDYIFKSAAFQELFEYNKFCLTVSKRQEQGSEFSNMLEALRKYSGDRADGAIIKKYFDQFVGSHDGKEAVYLTGTNKKVSAINADNLDRLAGPEVAFIAYDYRNKKYGKSEIDALFKKKIRAEDVIMLKPGAQIIFLKNNPHLGLVNGHLGRVAFLMAMSLYQKYHYDFDVLYPLYNYFRGTNIDIKTLDNEPPKDIEKVIGITFQHPWCYYRDALVAIDGSYKTEAHAQKQNYDGMTIIPANPSLNTCLEVVIKVGDNQGPQSNKFFLVSTNEFEELDYSKPNSSKRKFEIAAERKYPVICRRTQLPLSLSWALTIHKAQGQTLRRTMVDMESIDSGQTYVALSRVRAPEDLRLVSFKLPLKLTDVSVHEFDKTLKNVLE; from the coding sequence ATGAATGACTCGCTAAGTTCTAACCGGAAACGAAGCGCCAGTCCCGGTCGTGAATCTGAGCGACAGCAACGTCCACgccaagatggaggagctgacAAGACGGCCGTGGCCCAGGAGTGTCACTGCACACCTAAGACGTGGTGGCAGGGATGGACACGCGATGATGTCCAGACATTTGTTTGCTGTTACCAGAAGGAAATGCAGGGGGTGAAAGAGGCCAACCCCGGGTTGGACAGAGATGCTCTCTTCAATCTTCAAAATCAGGAATTAATGCGACTGGTCAAACGCGACGTGGTTGGCCATTACAAGAAGCTCATGATGTCCAAGgtgaagaagcagaagcccaaggaggagaaggtgagGAAAAAATCCGAAGCGCCACACCCAACGACGACAGGACAGCAAATGACGAAGACACAGCAAGCGGCAAGGCAACTGACACCCAGTGGAATGGAGACTCAGTTGCCATTGAGTCCTgaaagcagcagcaactgCAGCTACAAAGAGACGGACTGTTCTGACAGTCCTGATTCTCCAGTCACTCTCACAGATGAACAGCAGGCGATTTtcgacaaggtcaaggagggcCAAAGTCTCATGTTTACTGGCCCGGCTGGCACCGGCAAGTCTATGCTCATTAAAGAAATTAAGAAATGGTGCAGCAGAAACAAGATCAACTGTGCACTCACTGCGCCCACTGGTCTGGCGGCCATGAACATCAATGGGCAAACAATCTACAGATGGGCTGGTCTAGGCCTGATGAAGAACAATCTACTCGATTCCCTACAGAATCTCACAAAAAACAGAATGGCCATCTACAACTGGTACGAAACGGATCTACTCATCATTGACGAAGCAAGTCAGATATCTGCATCTACGTtcgacaagattgacaCAATTGCTCGTCATATTAGAGCGGACCGTAGTAAATTTGCAGAAGGAGGTTCTTGGGCAAAGAACTTTGCCCCTCAAGGGTACAAAGAGAACAATGCTCCGTGCGGAAAAGACCTGATGGATGTTCCATTTGGAGGCATGCAGGTCGTCTGTGTTGGCGATTTCTTTCAGATAGCACCCATCTGTGATCGCGTAAAGCAACCCGAGGGCAATTCATCAAAGCAGGTGGCTGACACtaacaagaacaagaacaagaaacGAGTCAAGGGACCTGACTATATTTTCAAGTCGGCAGCTTTCCAGGAGCTCTTTGAGTACAATAAGTTCTGTCTCACAGTTTCCAAGCGTCAAGAACAGGGATCCGAGTTCTCCAACATGCTTGAAGCGCTCAGAAAGTACTCTGGTGATAGAGCAGATGGCGCAATCATAAAAAAGTACTTTGATCAGTTTGTGGGCTCCCACGACGGAAAGGAGGCTGTCTATTTAACTGGAACAAACAAGAAAGTTTCAGCGATCAACGCCGACAACTTGGATCGCTTGGCTGGCCCCGAGGTGGCGTTTATTGCCTATGATTATCGGAATAAGAAATATGGTAAATCCGAAATCGACGCCCTTTTCAAGAAAAAAATCCGTGCGGAGGACGTCATTATGCTGAAGCCGGGTGCACAGATTATTTTTCTGAAGAATAATCCACATCTGGGACTTGTGAACGGTCATCTTGGCCGGGTGGCATTTTTAATGGCCATGTCCCTTTACCAAAAGTATCACTACGATTTCGACGTCCTTTATCCTCTCTACAATTACTTTAGAGGAACTAACATTGACATTAAAACTTTGGACAATGAACCTCCTAAGGATATCGAGAAGGTCATTGGCATTACATTCCAACATCCATGGTGTTACTACCGAGACGCCCTGGTAGCGATTGATGGTTCTTATAAAACAGAGGCTCATGCCCAAAAGCAGAACTACGACGGAATGACAATAATTCCTGCCAATCCTAGTCTCAACACCTGCTTAGAGGTTGTTATCAAAGTGGGAGACAATCAAGGACCGCAGAGCAACAAATTCTTCCTAGTGAGTACGAATGAGTTTGAGGAACTCGACTACAGTAAGCCCAACTCAAGCAAGCGCAAGTTCGAGATTGCGGCAGAACGGAAATACCCCGTGATATGTCGACGTACACAGCTGCCATTGTCCTTGTCATGGGCACTGACTATTCACAAAGCCCAAGGTCAGACGCTCCGACGGACGATGGTGGACATGGAGAGCATCGATAGTGGACAGACTTATGTTGCTCTCTCCCGGGTTAGGGCTCCAGAAGACTTGCGGTTGGTTTCTTTCAAGCTGCCCCTCAAGCTCACCGATGTTTCAGTACATGAATTCGATAAGACCCTCAAGAATGTCTTGGAGTGA
- a CDS encoding uncharacterized protein (Compare to YALI0A03949g, similar to uniprot|Q06593 Saccharomyces cerevisiae YPR194c oligopeptide transporter), which yields MKKFTEFVPEGWVPTFHNEPPKNTEKDEVDRFLAEAVEPDLLDIIGNKLNAAVDQDKGYDKNVRYIAQRVGEMTDEEARSILKAFYTVHFDDGNLSSEYKDHITELAKGYPGMGGDPPGPRDPEIPYDDDKDEAPEDYSLEVRFQASLVKYWSPYVEVRAVTDAYDDPNEPCETIRSYFVGFIWMVIGAGVNQFFAFRFPSISLPSNILQLLSYPSGKLLEFILPDWGFTFRGHRISLNPGPWSRKEQMFATFFISGGGTPYITTANIPVQLLPMFYHETWATFGYQTILTLSNQLIGMGLTGMLRRFAIYPAKAMWPMSMPTIALNRALLQPKRKERINGWTISAYLFFFASFCFMFIYFWFPNYIFQALSTFNWMTWIAPNNKNLAFITGSQNMGINPFPTFDWNVITGGAGDPLVVPWSTLLNVYFGVWIGTFAIIGVFFNNVRNTAYLAMNQPGIYDNTGSSYNVSLILNSAGRFVEEKYQAYSPPFWTAGSLVSYGAFFTVYTLGISYCLLQYRRDIWSAMKDLARGVQFWRKDEFRNTHHDNTFVRSMNNYKDAPEWWFIALLLVSFGLAVATVEHWPTNTPVWGIVFVLGLNYVFLIPITMISAYTGSTWSMNVLVEIIIGVALKGRPQALNILKAYGVMIDSEASGMASVWKIGLYTYVPSRAVFRSQIISAVLASFTCLGVLQYQLHLQGICTPAQRFTTKFTCPGLQQFFSASVLFGAIGTERFMTHLYPFLKWCFLLGAALGPFFWFIQTGGPEMLAKWKPQYARKCVQWSRRANLFNPVNACVGIISFAPGNLCYFTGAIYVGALWRFWVRRRYIKWWAKYTYVLSAGFGCGIALSGIIMFFALSYRTGTTKAPEIDWWGNNAPATGFDGQAGPRLDIPAVGYFGPPAPFP from the coding sequence ATGAAGAAGTTCACGGAGTTTGTGCCTGAGGGCTGGGTTCCCACCTTCCACAACGAGCCGCCCAAAAATACAGAGAAAGATGAAGTTGATCGGTTTCTTGCCGAGGCAGTGGAGCCTGATCTGCTCGACATCATAGGCAACAAGTTGAATGCTGCCGTGGACCAGGACAAGGGATACGACAAAAATGTGCGGTACATTGCCCAGCGTGTGGGTGAAATGACAGATGAAGAGGCTCGATCTATTCTAAAAGCTTTCTACACAGTCCATTTCGACGACGGAAATCTCAGCTCAGAGTACAAAGATCACATCACTGAACTTGCCAAGGGATATCCCGGGATGGGAGGAGACCCCCCTGGACCTCGAGACCCTGAGATCCCTTACGACGACGATAAAGACGAGGCTCCTGAAGACTACTCGCTTGAAGTGCGGTTCCAAGCCTCACTTGTCAAGTACTGGAGTCCCTATGTTGAGGTGCGAGCCGTCACTGACGCCTACGACGACCCCAACGAACCCTGCGAAACCATTCGTTCGTACTTTGTGGGTTTCATCTGGATGGTGATCGGAGCAGGCGTTAACCAGTTCTTTGCCTTCCGCTTCCCCTCCATTTCTCTACCGTCCAAcattctgcagctgctgtctTATCCTTCTGgaaagctgctggagttCATTCTGCCCGACTGGGGTTTCACTTTCAGAGGCCATCGAATCTCTCTGAACCCCGGTCCCTGGTCTCGTAAGGAACAAATGTTTGCCACCTTTTTCATCTCCGGAGGTGGAACTCCTTACATTACCACCGCAAACATTCCTGTCCAGCTGCTTCCCATGTTCTACCACGAGACCTGGGCAACCTTTGGTTATCAAACGATTCTCactctctccaaccagcTTATCGGAATGGGACTTACAGGTATGCTGCGACGATTCGCCATCTACCCTGCCAAAGCAATGTGGCCCATGAGCATGCCCACCATTGCTCTTAACcgagctcttcttcagccAAAGCGAAAAGAACGTATCAACGGATGGACCATTTCTGCCtacttgtttttcttcgccagcttctgcttcaTGTTCATCTACTTCTGGTTCCCCAATTACATTTTCCAGGCCCTTAGTACCTTCAACTGGATGACCTGGATCGCCCccaacaacaagaaccTGGCCTTCATCACTGGCTCTCAGAACATGGGAATAAACCCCTTCCCTACTTTTGACTGGAACGTCATTACCGGTGGAGCAGGTGATCCTCTGGTTGTTCCTTGGTCGACTCTGCTCAATGTGTACTTTGGCGTTTGGATCGGTACCTTTGCCATTATCGGTGTATTCTTCAACAATGTCAGAAATACTGCCTACCTTGCCATGAACCAGCCTGGTATCTACGACAACACCGGAAGTTCCTATAACGTCTCCTTGATTCTGAACTCCGCAGGACGATTTGTCGAGGAGAAGTACCAGGCGTACTCCCCGCCCTTCTGGACCGCCGGCAGTCTGGTGTCTTATGGAGCCTTCTTCACCGTCTACACCCTCGGTATCTCCTACTGCTTGCTGCAGTATCGACGAGACATCTGGTCTGCCATGAAAGATCTTGCACGAGGAGTTCAGTTCTGGAGAAAGGACGAGTTCAGAAACACTCATCACGACAACACCTTTGTTCGGTCCATGAACAACTACAAGGACGCGCCTGAGTGGTGGTTCATTGCTCTGCTGCTCGTCTCCTTCGGACTGGCAGTGGCTACTGTTGAGCACTGGCCCACCAACACGCCTGTCTGGGGTATTGTATTTGTGCTTGGTTTGAACTACGTCTTTCTGATTCCCATTACCATGATCTCCGCCTACACTGGAAGCACCTGGTCCATGAACGTGCTGGTTGAAATCATTATCGGTGTGGCCCTCAAGGGTAGACCCCAGGCCCTGaacattctcaaggccTATGGTGTCATGATTGACTCTGAAGCTTCGGGTATGGCTTCTGTCTGGAAAATCGGTCTGTACACTTATGTTCCTTCTCGGGCCGTGTTCCGATCTCAGATTATTTCCGCCGTTCTCGCCAGTTTCACCTGTCTCGGTGTTCTGCAATACCAGCTTCATCTCCAGGGTATCTGCACCCCTGCTCAACGGTTTACCACCAAGTTCACCTGTCCCGGACTGCAGCAGTTCTTCTCTGCCTCAGTTCTCTTTGGTGCCATTGGAACTGAAAGATTCATGACCCATCTCTACCCCTTCCTCAAGTGGTGTTTCCTTCTGGGAGCAGCTCTTGGACCCTTCTTTTGGTTCATTCAAACCGGTGGACCCGAAATGTTGGCCAAGTGGAAGCCCCAGTACGCTAGAAAATGTGTCCAGTGGTCTCGACGAGCCAACCTATTCAACCCCGTCAACGCCTGTGTTGGTATTATTTCGTTTGCCCCCGGTAACCTCTGCTATTTCACCGGAGCAATTTACGTCGGTGCTctctggagattctggGTCCGACGACGATACATCAAGTGGTGGGCCAAGTACACGTATGTTCTCTCTGCTGGTTTCGGCTGCGGTATCGCTCTCTCCGGCATCATTATGTTCTTTGCTCTCTCGTACCGAACGGGCACAACCAAGGCTCCTGAAATCGACTGGTGGGGAAACAATGCCCCTGCCACAGGTTTTGACGGCCAGGCTGGTCCCAGACTTGATATTCCTGCCGTGGGCTACTTTGGCCCTCCTGCACCCTTCCCTTAA